The DNA window AGCGGCATGGCGGAGGCGGCCACCAGCAGTGCCGGCCGGGCGGCGGACGCCACGGCCGCCTCCGAGGTGAACAGCCACGGCAGCCACGGGCTCGCCGCCGCCAGGACGACGCCGATGACCGCCCCGGTCGCCGCGCCCCACCCCAGGGTGCGGCGCAGGATCGCATCGACGCCGAGGGCGCTGGGGTGCGGGGCGGGCCCGCTCGGGGCCGCCCGAGCGCCGTCCGCCCCGGCGGCGGCCCCGCCGGCGTCCCCGGCCCGCTCGCCCGCGGCGTCGGCCTGCCCCAGGGCCGTTCCCACCAGGGCCTGCGCCGCCACGGCCAGCGCATCCAGGGCGAAGGCCGCAAAGCTCCACAGGGAATTCACCACCTGGTGCGCGGCCAGCGGCACCGCCCCCAGCGCCGTCGCCGCCCACACCGTGGTCAGGATCGCCGCGCGCAGGGAGACGGTGCGCACGAGTAGCGGCGCCCCCGATCCCAGCGAGGCCCGCAGCCCAGTGCGGCTGGGCGCCAGACCGACGTCCGCCTCGCGCGCCGAGCGCAGGACCGGGGCCGCCAGCGCCACTGCCATTGCCGACTGCGCCAGCGCCGTGCCCAGCCCCGAACCGGCGATGCCCATCCGCACGCCGTAAAGGAGGAGGGCGTTGAGGCCGACGTTGAGGGCGGCGCCGGCGGTGGCGACGACGAAGGGCGTGCGGGTGTCGAGCAGGCCGCGCAGGGTCCCGGTGGCGGCGAAGACCACGAGCATGCCCGGCAGACCCGGCGCCGAGGCGCGCAGATAGGCGACGGCGGCACGGGCCACGGCGCCGTCGGCCCCCAGCGCGCCCACCACGCCGGGGGCGGCGGCGCCCAGGACGAGGGCCGCCCCCGCCCCCAGCAAAGCGGCCAGCCATAGGCCCTCGACACCGGCGCGCAGCCCGCCGCGGCGGTCGCCGGCGCCGAAGAGCCGCGCCGTCGTCGCCGTCGTGGCGTAGGCGAGGAACACGAACAGGCCGACGACGGTGGTCAGGACGCTGGAGGCCAGGGACAGGCCGGCGAGGTCGGCGGCCCCGAGGTGGCCGACCATGGCCGAGTCGATGAGGACGAAGAGTGGCTCGGCCACCAGCGCCCCGAGGGCGGGAACGGCGAGGGCGAGGATGCGCCGGTCGAGACCGGCGGTGGAAGGAGAGGACACGTGCGCTCCGAGGAAGACGGGGCCCACAGTTTCTCACGGACGGTCCGGCGCTCACGGGGGGGCGCCGTCGTCCGGCCTGCTCACGCCCCGCCAGGTGGGGGACGGTCCGGCGCTCACGGGGGAGCGCCGGACGCCCGGTCGGCCCCGCGGACGGCCGGTTTTCACGGGCGGCCTGGGGATAACTCGGGCTCCAGAGGCCCGGACGGACGATCCCGAAGGGCAACCCTGAACCTCAGGTTGAGGGTTGTCCACAGGCCGACGGAGTTTTCCACATATCGGCTCAGTCGATCGACTGAGTCCGTCGAAAGTTTATACTTCGTTGAAAACACAAGGATTCATAGGGGTTGCCGAGGAGCCCCGCCGGCGAGGAGGAGTCGGCGGGAGCGGAGTTATCCACAGCATCCGGACCCTCCGACGGACGATCTCCCCGGATGTCCACAGATGGGCACCAGTTATCCACAGCCCGTCCGTCGCACCCGTTTGCAGGCGGTGGTCCCGCTCGCTAGGGTCGCGAGGCCGGGCTGTCCCGCCCCGGCCCCGCCGGGGCCCGACACCGGCGCACGGCAGGAGGAAGGCATGGCGGAGAACGATCCCGGACCGGAGCCGTCCTACGACCCTCCCCCCGAGCCCGCCTACGACCCCGGCGCCGGGCCGACTCGGGGTCTGCGGCGCCGGGACGCGGGGGACGGCCCCGCCAGGGGCTCGGACGACCGGGGCGGAGCCCGCTTCGACGGCGTCTTCGACCGGGTCCCACCCCAGGACATCGCCGCCGAAATGGCCACCCTCGGCGGTATGCTCATGAGCAAGGAGGCCATCACCGACGTCATCGAGGTGCTGCACGGCCCCGAGTTCTACAAGCCCGCCCACGAGATGATCTTCGACGCCATTGTGGAAGTCTACAACCGCTCCCAGCCGGCCGACGCCCTCCTCGTGGGCGACGAGCTCGCCAAGCGCGGCGAGCTCAAACTCATCGGCGGGGCCCCTTACCTGGCCGACCTCATGGCGCAGGTGCCCACGGCCGCCAATGCCGGCTACTACGCGCGCATCGTCAAGGAGAAGTCCCTCATGCGGGGGCTGGTCCAGGCGGGCACCCGCATCACCCAGCTGGGTTACTCCACCGACGCCGGCGACATCGACGAGCTCGTCACCATGGCGGAGGCGGAGATCTACTCCGTGGCCCACCGGGATAGGGAGAAGGAGGACTACATGGCCGTCGGCGGCCTCCTCAACGCCGTCAACCTCGAGATCGAGGCCGGCCAGTCCCGCGAGCAGGGCCAGATGACGGGTGTGCCCACCGGGTTCGTCGAGCTCGACGAGCTCACCGGCGGCCTGCACCCCGGGCAGATGATCATCGTGGCCGCACGCCCCGCCATGGGCAAGTCCACGCTCGCCGTCGACTTCTGCCGCTCCGCCTCGATCCACTCCCACGGCGCGGACGGCAAACTCATCCCCAGCTGCTACTTCTCCTTGGAGATGGGGCGCATGGAGCTCATGATGCGCATTCTGGCCGCCGAGTCGGGGGTGGAGCTGACCAAGCTGCGCGGGGGGCGGCAGATGAACGACCGGGACTGGAAGGACGTCGCCGTCGCCTATAACCCGGTCAGCGAGGCGCCCATGTTCATCGACGACTCCCCCCACCTGACCATGCCGGAGATCCGCTCCAAGGCACTGCGCCTCAAGCAGCAGCACGGCCTGGGCCTGCTGGTCATCGACTACCTCCAGCTCATGAGCTCGGGCAAGCGGGTCGAGTCGCGCCAGCAGGAGGTCTCCGAGTTCTCCCGCTCGCTCAAGCTGCTGGCCAAGGAACTGGACGTCCCCGTGGTCGCCGTCGCCCAGCTCAACCGCGGACCCGAGCAGCGCACCGGCAACAAGCCCCAGATGTCCGACCTGCGCGAGTCCGGCTCCCTGGAGCAGGACGCCGACATCATTATGCTGCTGCACCGCCCGGAGTACTACAACCCGGAGGACCGCTCGGGCGAGGCGGACATCATCGTGGCCAAGCACCGCAACGGCCAGACCCGCACCATTCCCGTGGCCTTCCAGGGCCATCTGGCCCGTTTCGCGAACATGGCCCGCGACGTCGAGCCCGCTTACGAGTGAGTCGCCGGCCGGGATATATTCATCCCGGATGAAGGAGCCGCGATGACTGACGAGTGCGCCATCGATCCCCGCAGCTTCGCCCGGACTTTGCGAGATCAGCGCTGAACGCGGATGAAGGGCGGCCTGTACCACCTCAACCAGATGCTCATGGCGTACAACTCCAACCGTATCGAGGGCAGCCAGCTCGATGGGGAGCAGACCCGCTACATCTACGAGACCCGCACCATCACGGGTGAGAACGTCGCAGTTGACGACGTGGTGGAGGCCGTCAACAGCTTCGAGCTGTTCGACGAGATGATCGACCGCCTCGGTGAGCCGATCACCGCTGAGATGATGAAGGACTACCACCGGATTCTCAAGCGGGGAACCGCCGATGCGAGACGGCCGTTGTTCGCCGTCGGGGAGTACAAGCGCGTTCCCAACGCGGTCGGCGGACGTGAGACGGTGGCGTCGGAGCATGTCGCGCTCGCCGTGGAGGATCTCATCGCCCGTACCCCGGCGAGAATGACCTTCGGCGACATCGCCGACTTCCATCACCGGTTCGAGAGTATCCATCCCTTCCAGGACGGTAATGGCAGAGTGGGGCGGATTCTCATGTTCCAGCAGTGCCTGGACAACGGCATCATGCCGTTCATCGTGCTCGACTCGAAGAAGGCGTTCTACTACCGGGGCCTGAGCGAGTACGAGCAGGAGCCGGGATTCCTGCGGGAGACCTTCAGATCCCTCCAGGACGACTACTACGAGCGCTTCGCCGGGTTCGTCGAGATCGTGGCTGACAGGTCCTGAGGGCGCTGTCCCGGCACCGGCGAGACGAGCTCATCGAGCGGCGAACTCGTATCCGGCGCGGATGAGGTCTCTGAGCCACTCGCTCTCCGCGGTTTCCAAGGTCTTGGCCACCACGTGGTGGTTCCATCTGTTCGCACTGACCTGGCTGACACGATGGAATCTCGGGTCCTCCAAGGGGCGGTCGAGCCTCACGTTCAGGAACAGGACTCCGTCGGCCGTTCTCTCATAGGCCCACGCCCACAGGAACTTCCGGTTGACGGAGAAGCTCACCTGGGCCGTGAGGTGCTTCGTGGCAGCGCCAAGAGACGTGACGTAGGACTCGATCGCAATGTACATGGCGACCGTTGCGGGTTTGCCACTGAAGTCGCCGATCATCTTGTTCGAGGTGGTTGACATGGAATGCTCCTCGGTTGCGGTTCGGAGATCCTCTCGCGGTGCGCGGGGCTCGCAGGTCCCGGCTCAGCGGACGTCGTCGGCGGACAGGTCGAGCTCGGCGGGCGGAGTGGGGCGCGAGCCGCGCACCAGCTTGTAGCCGAGCCACAGCGCCACCGCGATCGGCAGGCCGATGTAGGCCGCGAGCAGGCCGTACCAGGTGAAGCCGGAGTCCGACATGATCAGGGCGGCCCCCTGCCCGATGATCACCCCCACGAAGACGACCAGCGCGAACCACGTCCCCGCCGGGAAGAACCGGGCCCGGTAGGGCAGGTCCTCCGCGCTGCGCCCCTGGACCCTCCAGGCGGCACGGAACCGCAGATGGGCCAGGCACACGCCGGTCCACACAATGAAGCCGGTCAGGCCGGTCGCATTGTAGAACCAGGTGTAGGCCACCGAGTCGCCCACCAGGGAGGACAGGAATCCGAGCATGGAGATGGCGACCGTGGCCAGCACCCCCCATACGGGCACGCCGTGCGAGGAGGTCCGGGCGAAGAGCCGTGGCGCGCGTCCGGTCCCCGCCATGGAGTACAGCAGGCGCGAGCCGATGTAGAGCGTGGAATTGCCGGCGGAGAGCACGGAGGTCAGCACGACGGCGTTCATGAGGGCGGCGGCGACGGCCAGGCCGGCCCGCTTGAAGACGATTGTGAAGGGGCTGGCCGCGATGTTCTCCTCCGAGGCGCTCAGGAGGCTGGGGTCGGTGTAGGCCACGAGAGTGGCGACGACGACGATCGCCCCGATGTAGAAGAGCATAATCCGCACGAACACGGAGTTGATGGCGCGCGGCATTGTCTGGCGGGGGTTCTCCGCCTCCCCGGCGGCCACCGCCGCGGACTCCACGCCGACGAAGGCGAACCCGGCGGCCATGAACACCGAGAACGTGCCCGACCACCCCTTGACGAAGGGGGCCTCGCCGATCGTCCAGTTCGTCAGGCCCGCCTCGTGACCGCCAATGAGGCCCACGATCATGGCCGTGCCCAGGACGAGGAAGACAATGATGGTGATGACCTTGATCCCCGCGAACCAGAATTCGGACTCCCCGAAGGCGCGGGCGGAGAACAGGTTGAGAGCGAGGATCGTCCCGAGGAACAGAACGCTCCACAGCAGGGAGGGGGAGTCGGGGAACCAGTACTTCATAATGATGGAGGAGGCGACCAGCTCGACGGCGATGGTCATGGCGCACGAGTACCAGTACATCCACCCCACCGCGAAGCCCAGCGCCGGCTCGACGTACTCGCCGGTGTAGGTCTCGAAGGCGCCCGCCACGGGGCGGTGGGTGACCATCTCGCCCAGCGCCGTCATCATGAAGTAGATCGCAATGCCGATGACCCCGTAGGACACGACGGCGCCGCCCGGCCCGGCGCCCGAGATGGAGGCGCCCGTGCCCACGAACAGCCCCGTGCCGATGGCCCCGCCGATGGCGATGAGGTTGACGTGGCGGGCCTTGAGGTTGCGCTGGAGGCCGCCCGCGGCGGCCCCCTCCCCGGTCTTCCCGACCGCCCCGGCGGAGGTCTGTGCGATCTCGGCGGATGGCTCCGCGGGGCGATGGGCGTCGCCGGGGTGTGCGTCCATGGGTGCCTCGCTCGTGTGCTCGTGTGCTCGTCGGCCGCGCGCCGCCCGGCGGGCCCCGCGAGGTGCCTGGAGACGGCCGGCGGTTCGCGCCGAAGTGGAGCCTCACTATAGCGTTGGGGCCAAGAGCGCTCGAACGCGTCGTGCCCCTCCCCAGAAACCGGAGCCATTGCATGCAGACCACGCAGATCGCCAAGGCACTCGTCCGCAGGCCGAGCCCCCGACTCGCCGAGGGGCTGGTGACCCATATCGAGCGCAGCGCGATCGACCTGGACCTGGCCCGCAGGCAGTGGGAGGGCTACGTCGACGCCCTCCACTCCCAGGGCTGGGAGACGATCGAGGTGGACCCCGCCCCCGACTGCCCCGACTCGGTCTTCATCGAGGACGCCGTCGTCGTCTACGGGCGCACCGCCGTCGTCACGCGCCCCGGCGCCGATGAGCGCAAGCCCGAGGTGGAGGCGGCCGAGCGGGCCGTGGCGGCGCTCGGCTACGACGTCAAGCGCATTGCGGCGCCCGGCACGCTCGACGGCGGAGACGTGCTGAAGCACGGCGGAAGGGTCTGGGTGGGTCAGGGCGGCCGGACCAATGAGGAGGGGCTGCGCCAGTTGCGCGAGCACCTGGCCACCGAGGGCGCCGAGACGATCGGCGTGCCCCTGACCAAGGTGCTCCACCTCAAGTCCGCCGTGACCGCCCTGCCGGACGGCACCGTCATCGGCTATGAGCCGCTGGTGGACGATTCGTCGGTGTGGGACTCCTTTCTCGCGGTGCCCGAGGAGAGCGGCGCGCACGTCGTCCTCCTGGGCGGCGACCGGATTCTCATGGCCGCCGACGCACCGCGCTCAGCCGAGCTGTTCCGCTCGCGCGGCTACGAGGTCGTCGAGGTCGACATCTCCGAGTACGAGAAGCTCGAGGGCTGCGTGACCTGCCTGTCGGTGCGGCTGCGCGGCTGCCCGGCCTGAGACCGGGCGGCCGCCGCCGGCGGTGCTTCGCAGGGCTCCGGGCGCCTCAGTGCGGCTCGGGCGGACGCACCACCCGCAGCCGCCACGCTCCCAGCAGCCAGGTCAGCGTCGTCAGTCCGACGGCGAAACCGGCCCCGTGGGCCAGGCCCCGCCACAGGTAGTCGCCGGCCCCGGACCCCAGCTCCTCGACAATGTAACTGGACAGTTCGCGCGTTGACCACAGGGGCAGCACCCGTGTCCAGTCGGCGGTCGGATCCACGAGGAGTTGGAGGGCCATGACCGCCAGGAGCAGGAGCGCCCCCTCCAGGTCCCTCGGGACGAGGGCGGCGGCCACCGGCCCCAGGGGCGCCGCCACGGTCACGGTGGCGAGCAGCATGGGCGCCACGGCGGCCGGGTGGACCAGCCTGTCGCCAATGGTGAGCTGGACGAGCACGGCGTACAGCCCGGCTATCGCCCAGCCCAGGGCCAGGACCGCGACGAGCCTGCCCGCCACGAGCGCCGTCGGGCTGGCCCCGCTCGCGGCGAGCCGGCGGTCCACCGGGCGCGAGGAGACCGCGGTGAACAGACCGAGGGTCGCGGCCGCCCAGCCCAGGCCGATCGACAGCAGGCGCAGGGCCGTCCAGTGCGCGTCAATGCGCGCCAGGTAGAAGGTGAGCGGCAGCAGGAGGGCGAGGGCGAGCGCCCCGCGCCGGCGGAGGAGCTCGCGCAGGGTGATCAGGGCGACCAGTCCCGCGGTGCGCAGGAGGCGGGGTCGGCGCGCGGGCGCCGGGGCGGGGTCGGCGTCGGCCGGCCGCGTCGTGGCGACGGCGCTCATGCGGCCCGCTCCGCGGCGGCCCGGGTGGAGGCCTCCGGGGCGGGCAACTCGACGACGCGGTCGACGAAGTCGATGTCCCGCAGCAGGTGGGTGACGAGGAGGACCCCGGCGCCGGAGGAGCGCCAGGCCGAGATGAGCGCCCACAGGTCCTCGTAGGCCAGGGCGTCCAGGCCCTGGTAGGGCTCGTCGAGGAGGAGCAGGTCGGGGGAGGAGAGCTGGGCCAGGGCGAGGTTGAGCTTCTGCCGGGTACCCCCGGACAAGGCGCCCACGGCCTGGTCGCCGTCGGGCCTCCAACCCAGGCGCTGGAGGATCCGGTGGCCCGTGGACACCGCACGGCCCCGGTGCGCGCCGTCGAGAGCCCCGAACAGGCGCAGGTGCTCGTCGACCGTGAGCAGCGGGGCGAGGGCGTCGAGCTGGGGCGCGTAGCCGAAGCGGGACGTGCGCTCCACGGTGCCGGAGCCGACCCGCAGCAGTCCGGCGCACACCTGCAGGAGGGTGGACTTGCCGGCCCCGTTGGCGCCGACGACGGCGACCACCTCGCCGCGCCGCACCGTCAGGTCGAGGCCGGCGAGTACGGTGCGGCGGCCGCGGCGCACGCTCACGCCGCGCAGCCTCAGCACGACCGGGCCGAGCGCCCGCTCCGACTCCCTCCGGCGTCGGGCGGGGCCGTCCTGAGCGAGGGCCGAGGCGAGTTCGCGGGCGTACAGGACGGCGGGGCCGAACAGGTCCGCCGGGGCGAGGCCCGCGCCGGCGGCCTCGGCACGGGCGTCGGCGACGGCGCGATCGGCCTCCCGGGGGATCACGCCCCGTGAGACCAGTTCGACGCCGAAGCCGCGGTACCAGGCGGCCTCGGCCGGCTCGGGGGCAGGGCCCGGGCCGGGGCGGGTCGGCTCGGGGCGATCCGGGCGGGGGCGGGTTGGCTCGGGGCGTTCCGGACCGCCGGCCCCGGACCCGACGGCCGCAGGGCTCATGCGTTCACCTCGGCGCTCGTCGTCGCGCCCTCCAGGACGGCGGAGAAGGCGGCGCGGAAGGCTCGCCACTCCTCGCGGCGGTCGGCGAGCTCCGCATGTCCGGCGGCGGTGAGCTCGTAGTACTTGCGAGCCGGACCGGTGGTGGAGGGGCGGGTGGAGGTCGTCACGAGGCCGCGGCGCTCCAGGCGGGTGAGCGCGGGGTAGAGGCTGCCTCCGGGGATCTCCCGGAGGCCGGCCGCGGACAGGCGCCGGGCGAGGGACAGGCCGTAGTCGGCGCCGCCCTCGAGGAGGGCGAGGAGACAGGGTTCGAGGAAGCCGCGCAGGAGACGGGCGGTGGAGTCGGACATGTAGATAGACTATCTGATTACCAGACGATCTGACTAGTGGTGATTGTCGCTCGTTCCCGCCCCCGATCCACGGCGAACCCCGCCACCGTATCGACGAGTTCCAGCGCGTTCCCGGGTTCGCACTGGCGCTCAAGGCGACCATCGACTCCAACCGCACCAGCGGGCGCTTCCTTCTGACGGGCTCCGTCACCATGCCCGCCGCCCAGCCCTCGGGGGACGGCCTGGCCGGGCGTGTCGTCGGCGTGCGCGTCTTCGGCTTCAGTCAGGGCGAGAGAGCCGGGCGGCGAGACGACTTCGTCCGGGCGGTGCTCCGCGGAGCGCTGGAGGCGCAGTACCGCTCTGGCATGGGGCGCGCCGATTACGTCGACCTGCTGGCCGCCGGATCCATGCCCGAGGCCTGCCGTCTGCCCCAGCGGTGGCTGGAGGGGAGGATCGGCGATCGCCTGGTGGCCGGCGTTGTCCTCACCACGGCCGACCATCCCCGGAATCTCGCCGAATGTTGATTCAGTCCACCCCTAATTCAACACGTTTGGGGAACTGGGGTGGATCCTTGATGATTCCGGGTTGGCGAGCCGATAGGCGGTGGCGCGGCCCGAACCGGTGCGACGCAGCTCGCCCCGCCCGGTCATGGTCGTCAGGACCTTCTGCGCCGTGCCGCGGGAGACTCCCGCGAGCCGCATGAGGTCGCCGGTGCTGATCGGTCCGAACGTCTGGCACCACAGGCGGATGGTCGACCGGCACGCCTCGAAGCGCGTCGACGCGTAGGCGACGACGTCGGCGAACCAGGGGGCCTCCCGGGCCGGCAGGACCGCCTCCCGTGCGGTCGCCCCGAGGAGCCAGGCGTCGCCGTACCTGTCGATGAGCGGAGCGTTCGGGGCGGTGCACTGCGCGGCGGCCCGCAGCGCCGCCCCGGCTCCCTCCGGGTCCGTCTGCAGGGCCGCGCCGACGGCGTCGAGCGAGGTGAAGGGCGCATGTAGCAGAAGATCGACGATCACGACGACGCGCGTGTCGCGCTGGCGGGGCAGCGGGCGGATCCGCTTGAACAGGTCCGCGATCGGCGCAATGGGGTCGCCGCCGATGAGCGTGCACGTCACATGCGGACCGGGCTCCTCGATGATCGTGGGCGGCCGGTGCCCAAGGGGGATCATGGCCGTGTACATGCGGTCGACCCCGAGCCCCTGCTTCTCGACCAGCGACAGGGCGCGGAACAGGTCCGCCAGCGCGGGGTGGCGCGCGTGCCGATTGCTCAGGACGTTCGAGGCGTCAACGCCTCCGGTGAACCCGCCCGGACTGCGCACCACGAGCGTGGAGTCCAACGAGATCCAGCGGACCTCGGTCGGCTCGCCCGAGTTCCAGTCGCGGTGAATGACCCCGTTGAGGATCGCCTCGCGCACCGCCGTCTGCGGGATCAGGCGCTGCGGGGACAGGGCGAAGCCATCGGTGGCCTGCGTCGAGTAGGTGTTGAGCACGGCCAGGGCGCGCTCGATGACGTCGATCTGCTCGAGGAGGGACATTGCGGGGTCGGCCACGACTCGGTTGATGACGGCTCCGCCCGGAACATCGAGGACCGTGAGGTCGATGAGCGTCGCCCGCGCCGGCGTGAGGGTCAGGCGCGCCGCCTGCGAGAGGTGGTCGTCGGAGCGCAGCGCCGCGATCCTGCGCAGAATGTCCGTGTCCGTCTCGGAGTCGTCGGCCCGAAGATCGGTTCTCACCAGGGCCATGGCCCCCGCGGTCACGGCGCGGGCGGTGAGGGCGGAGCGGTCCGCCATGGAGTCGTGATCCTGGGCCCGTTCGCGGTGGAGCCACCACTCGGCGCGGTCCACCGGCGCGCAGGAGTCGCCCACGCGCCACCGCAGGCGGCCCGAGGTGTCCGGCACCGGTTCTCGCGACTCGGCCACGTACAGGACGAGAACGCGCTGGCCCCCGACGCGACGGACCTCGATATCGGGCGCTATGTCGATCGCCTGATGAATGCGCCGGCGGAGCCAGTCGGTGCTCAGCTCGGTTCCGAGGACGACGCCGGTTCCGTCCTCGACGC is part of the Actinomyces sp. oral taxon 414 genome and encodes:
- a CDS encoding DUF5635 domain-containing protein; the encoded protein is MRSTGLDRRDQLRRDVDEILASERNGAITRVTETSSIDFKEEAGRRNGPDLEPGGEQNPTAAVKLADEVACMANSPGGGALILGVEDGTGVVLGTELSTDWLRRRIHQAIDIAPDIEVRRVGGQRVLVLYVAESREPVPDTSGRLRWRVGDSCAPVDRAEWWLHRERAQDHDSMADRSALTARAVTAGAMALVRTDLRADDSETDTDILRRIAALRSDDHLSQAARLTLTPARATLIDLTVLDVPGGAVINRVVADPAMSLLEQIDVIERALAVLNTYSTQATDGFALSPQRLIPQTAVREAILNGVIHRDWNSGEPTEVRWISLDSTLVVRSPGGFTGGVDASNVLSNRHARHPALADLFRALSLVEKQGLGVDRMYTAMIPLGHRPPTIIEEPGPHVTCTLIGGDPIAPIADLFKRIRPLPRQRDTRVVVIVDLLLHAPFTSLDAVGAALQTDPEGAGAALRAAAQCTAPNAPLIDRYGDAWLLGATAREAVLPAREAPWFADVVAYASTRFEACRSTIRLWCQTFGPISTGDLMRLAGVSRGTAQKVLTTMTGRGELRRTGSGRATAYRLANPESSRIHPSSPNVLN
- a CDS encoding amino acid permease, coding for MDAHPGDAHRPAEPSAEIAQTSAGAVGKTGEGAAAGGLQRNLKARHVNLIAIGGAIGTGLFVGTGASISGAGPGGAVVSYGVIGIAIYFMMTALGEMVTHRPVAGAFETYTGEYVEPALGFAVGWMYWYSCAMTIAVELVASSIIMKYWFPDSPSLLWSVLFLGTILALNLFSARAFGESEFWFAGIKVITIIVFLVLGTAMIVGLIGGHEAGLTNWTIGEAPFVKGWSGTFSVFMAAGFAFVGVESAAVAAGEAENPRQTMPRAINSVFVRIMLFYIGAIVVVATLVAYTDPSLLSASEENIAASPFTIVFKRAGLAVAAALMNAVVLTSVLSAGNSTLYIGSRLLYSMAGTGRAPRLFARTSSHGVPVWGVLATVAISMLGFLSSLVGDSVAYTWFYNATGLTGFIVWTGVCLAHLRFRAAWRVQGRSAEDLPYRARFFPAGTWFALVVFVGVIIGQGAALIMSDSGFTWYGLLAAYIGLPIAVALWLGYKLVRGSRPTPPAELDLSADDVR
- a CDS encoding DUF5655 domain-containing protein, encoding MSTTSNKMIGDFSGKPATVAMYIAIESYVTSLGAATKHLTAQVSFSVNRKFLWAWAYERTADGVLFLNVRLDRPLEDPRFHRVSQVSANRWNHHVVAKTLETAESEWLRDLIRAGYEFAAR
- a CDS encoding PadR family transcriptional regulator; this translates as MSDSTARLLRGFLEPCLLALLEGGADYGLSLARRLSAAGLREIPGGSLYPALTRLERRGLVTTSTRPSTTGPARKYYELTAAGHAELADRREEWRAFRAAFSAVLEGATTSAEVNA
- a CDS encoding AAA family ATPase, with the protein product MDEFQRVPGFALALKATIDSNRTSGRFLLTGSVTMPAAQPSGDGLAGRVVGVRVFGFSQGERAGRRDDFVRAVLRGALEAQYRSGMGRADYVDLLAAGSMPEACRLPQRWLEGRIGDRLVAGVVLTTADHPRNLAEC
- a CDS encoding ATP-binding cassette domain-containing protein, with the translated sequence MSPAAVGSGAGGPERPEPTRPRPDRPEPTRPGPGPAPEPAEAAWYRGFGVELVSRGVIPREADRAVADARAEAAGAGLAPADLFGPAVLYARELASALAQDGPARRRRESERALGPVVLRLRGVSVRRGRRTVLAGLDLTVRRGEVVAVVGANGAGKSTLLQVCAGLLRVGSGTVERTSRFGYAPQLDALAPLLTVDEHLRLFGALDGAHRGRAVSTGHRILQRLGWRPDGDQAVGALSGGTRQKLNLALAQLSSPDLLLLDEPYQGLDALAYEDLWALISAWRSSGAGVLLVTHLLRDIDFVDRVVELPAPEASTRAAAERAA
- the dnaB gene encoding replicative DNA helicase — protein: MAENDPGPEPSYDPPPEPAYDPGAGPTRGLRRRDAGDGPARGSDDRGGARFDGVFDRVPPQDIAAEMATLGGMLMSKEAITDVIEVLHGPEFYKPAHEMIFDAIVEVYNRSQPADALLVGDELAKRGELKLIGGAPYLADLMAQVPTAANAGYYARIVKEKSLMRGLVQAGTRITQLGYSTDAGDIDELVTMAEAEIYSVAHRDREKEDYMAVGGLLNAVNLEIEAGQSREQGQMTGVPTGFVELDELTGGLHPGQMIIVAARPAMGKSTLAVDFCRSASIHSHGADGKLIPSCYFSLEMGRMELMMRILAAESGVELTKLRGGRQMNDRDWKDVAVAYNPVSEAPMFIDDSPHLTMPEIRSKALRLKQQHGLGLLVIDYLQLMSSGKRVESRQQEVSEFSRSLKLLAKELDVPVVAVAQLNRGPEQRTGNKPQMSDLRESGSLEQDADIIMLLHRPEYYNPEDRSGEADIIVAKHRNGQTRTIPVAFQGHLARFANMARDVEPAYE
- the ddaH gene encoding dimethylargininase codes for the protein MQTTQIAKALVRRPSPRLAEGLVTHIERSAIDLDLARRQWEGYVDALHSQGWETIEVDPAPDCPDSVFIEDAVVVYGRTAVVTRPGADERKPEVEAAERAVAALGYDVKRIAAPGTLDGGDVLKHGGRVWVGQGGRTNEEGLRQLREHLATEGAETIGVPLTKVLHLKSAVTALPDGTVIGYEPLVDDSSVWDSFLAVPEESGAHVVLLGGDRILMAADAPRSAELFRSRGYEVVEVDISEYEKLEGCVTCLSVRLRGCPA
- a CDS encoding ABC transporter permease, which translates into the protein MSAVATTRPADADPAPAPARRPRLLRTAGLVALITLRELLRRRGALALALLLPLTFYLARIDAHWTALRLLSIGLGWAAATLGLFTAVSSRPVDRRLAASGASPTALVAGRLVAVLALGWAIAGLYAVLVQLTIGDRLVHPAAVAPMLLATVTVAAPLGPVAAALVPRDLEGALLLLAVMALQLLVDPTADWTRVLPLWSTRELSSYIVEELGSGAGDYLWRGLAHGAGFAVGLTTLTWLLGAWRLRVVRPPEPH
- a CDS encoding Fic family protein; translation: MAYNSNRIEGSQLDGEQTRYIYETRTITGENVAVDDVVEAVNSFELFDEMIDRLGEPITAEMMKDYHRILKRGTADARRPLFAVGEYKRVPNAVGGRETVASEHVALAVEDLIARTPARMTFGDIADFHHRFESIHPFQDGNGRVGRILMFQQCLDNGIMPFIVLDSKKAFYYRGLSEYEQEPGFLRETFRSLQDDYYERFAGFVEIVADRS
- a CDS encoding MATE family efflux transporter; its protein translation is MSSPSTAGLDRRILALAVPALGALVAEPLFVLIDSAMVGHLGAADLAGLSLASSVLTTVVGLFVFLAYATTATTARLFGAGDRRGGLRAGVEGLWLAALLGAGAALVLGAAAPGVVGALGADGAVARAAVAYLRASAPGLPGMLVVFAATGTLRGLLDTRTPFVVATAGAALNVGLNALLLYGVRMGIAGSGLGTALAQSAMAVALAAPVLRSAREADVGLAPSRTGLRASLGSGAPLLVRTVSLRAAILTTVWAATALGAVPLAAHQVVNSLWSFAAFALDALAVAAQALVGTALGQADAAGERAGDAGGAAAGADGARAAPSGPAPHPSALGVDAILRRTLGWGAATGAVIGVVLAAASPWLPWLFTSEAAVASAARPALLVAASAMPLAGAVFLFDGILMGAGDGRYLAGAGLVTLVPYVPLAVAVAHGLPAASPADGLAWLWAAFAWVFMGARGLTTGLRARTTAWRR